In Ectothiorhodospiraceae bacterium 2226, a single window of DNA contains:
- a CDS encoding outer membrane beta-barrel protein encodes MSYRWPDRGAWPAVAPLVLALLAPAAATASEWVLGPRVSVSGTYDDNVTLNATDQTSASGVVVAPELLLRRNTEITRLDGRIALRLARYPGQDLADRDEGRFDVRARRRGERSTWGINALYRQDTTLRAAFDDISADEPGLDEPIADDPALDDPDLGVFNVRVRRSRLDLSPRWEYALDPRTSVNAGYRFQSLSYGDHEALDEGALRDSERHRLHTGMAYALTERTRLTGTLMVERLRVDDLDAQTDNYELRAGFRHDLRETLEASLEAGVRRTEFDVPEGDEGTSTGWVMDSGLAYRTDLMRIRGFLRRTVQQSFDGRALETDRAEVRVSRDLTSKLEMVLGAHVLRAEALSVDGTQPARNYYEVEPQLRWSMTEEWSLASSVRYRRNKPENGEAAESRALFLGVTYEPRVITLR; translated from the coding sequence GTGAGCTACCGGTGGCCGGACCGAGGGGCATGGCCCGCTGTCGCCCCGCTGGTGCTGGCCCTGCTGGCGCCGGCAGCGGCGACGGCCAGTGAGTGGGTATTGGGGCCTCGCGTGAGTGTGAGTGGGACGTACGACGACAACGTGACCTTGAACGCGACGGACCAGACCAGCGCGTCCGGGGTCGTCGTTGCGCCCGAGTTGCTGTTGCGCCGCAACACCGAGATCACACGCCTGGATGGGCGCATCGCGCTGCGCTTGGCGCGTTACCCGGGGCAGGACTTGGCCGACCGCGACGAAGGTCGGTTCGACGTGCGGGCACGGCGGCGCGGGGAACGCAGTACTTGGGGAATTAATGCCCTTTACCGCCAGGATACGACGCTGCGGGCCGCTTTTGACGACATCTCGGCCGACGAGCCTGGGCTGGATGAGCCCATCGCCGACGATCCCGCGCTGGATGATCCGGATCTCGGTGTGTTCAACGTACGCGTCCGGCGCTCCCGATTGGACCTCTCGCCTCGCTGGGAGTACGCGTTGGATCCCCGCACGTCCGTCAATGCGGGCTACCGCTTTCAGAGCTTGAGCTATGGCGATCATGAGGCGTTGGATGAGGGCGCTTTGCGTGACTCGGAGCGCCACCGCCTGCACACGGGCATGGCCTATGCCCTCACCGAGCGCACGCGCCTGACCGGCACCCTGATGGTCGAACGGCTGCGGGTGGACGATCTGGACGCGCAGACGGACAACTACGAACTGCGCGCGGGGTTTCGCCATGACCTGCGGGAGACGCTTGAAGCCTCACTGGAGGCGGGGGTGCGCCGCACCGAGTTCGACGTGCCGGAGGGGGACGAGGGCACCTCCACCGGCTGGGTGATGGACAGCGGCCTGGCTTATCGCACGGACCTCATGCGCATACGGGGCTTCCTGCGGCGCACGGTACAGCAGAGCTTCGATGGCCGCGCCCTGGAGACCGATCGGGCCGAGGTGCGCGTGAGCCGGGACTTGACCAGCAAGCTGGAGATGGTGCTCGGCGCGCATGTGCTGCGCGCGGAGGCGCTGTCGGTGGACGGCACGCAGCCGGCGCGCAACTACTACGAAGTGGAGCCGCAGTTGCGCTGGAGTATGACCGAGGAGTGGTCGCTGGCCAGTTCGGTACGTTACCGGAGGAACAAACCGGAGAATGGCGAGGCGGCTGAGAGCCGGGCGCTGTTTCTGGGCGTGACGTATGAGCCCCGGGTGATCACCCTCAGGTAG
- a CDS encoding polysaccharide biosynthesis/export family protein: MKSLLRWSIPLLSFAAVGCAHVGQPDGNNAGGDENITTAAIESEAGVPHGRYQIGPEDKLEISVWREEGLQRVVLVKPDGWITFPLAGNLQAQGKTASELEEEITQRLRRYIPEPVVTVTVQEVASNKIFVIGKVNEPGQYVVGRYVDVMQALSLAGGLTPFAAENRIKILRREGAENRVLPFQYGRVRDGQALEQNIILRSGDVVVVP, translated from the coding sequence ATGAAATCGCTTCTCCGTTGGAGTATTCCCCTGTTGTCTTTTGCGGCTGTCGGCTGCGCGCACGTCGGCCAGCCCGACGGGAACAATGCCGGCGGGGACGAAAACATCACCACCGCGGCGATCGAGTCCGAGGCCGGCGTGCCTCACGGGCGCTACCAAATCGGCCCGGAGGACAAGCTGGAGATCTCGGTCTGGCGCGAGGAGGGGCTGCAGCGCGTCGTGTTGGTCAAACCGGACGGTTGGATCACGTTTCCGCTGGCCGGAAACCTCCAGGCACAGGGCAAGACGGCCAGTGAGTTGGAGGAGGAGATCACTCAGCGCCTGCGCCGGTACATCCCTGAGCCGGTGGTCACGGTCACCGTTCAGGAAGTGGCCAGTAACAAGATCTTCGTGATCGGAAAGGTCAATGAGCCCGGGCAGTACGTCGTCGGTCGCTATGTGGACGTTATGCAGGCCCTGAGCCTGGCGGGTGGTCTGACGCCGTTCGCGGCCGAGAACCGTATCAAGATCCTGCGGCGCGAGGGCGCCGAGAATCGGGTGCTACCGTTCCAGTACGGTCGGGTCCGTGACGGGCAGGCGCTCGAACAGAACATCATCCTGCGTAGCGGCGACGTGGTAGTCGTACCCTAA
- a CDS encoding undecaprenyl-phosphate glucose phosphotransferase, translating into MRPYHSKFVGLSQAADALCIGLTLWVITSFYGLPWLDLYTLAVASGIGLFIFFAPFHDLYRSWRAAGARHDFSAVWLTWLSVVMALLFLAYATQTSEEFSRRAALTWFLVTPMVLLLWRSGGRMVLGHLRQRGFNSRRVAVVGAREVGAALVRNMLDAPWSGLRPVGFYDDRKPAGLRPLVTEPLKVVGDLDRLVKHAQEGRVDIIYIALPMRAEKRIQRLLAQLSDTTASVYVVPDFFMFNLLNSTWTQVGDLPVVSIFETPFYGVDGWIKRLEDIVLSSVILLIIAIPMLLIALGIKLSSPGPVLFKQDRYGLRGNRIEVWKFRTMHVCENGAEVRSATRDDPRVTRFGAFLRQTSLDELPQFINVLQGRMSIVGPRPHAVVHNEQYRKLINGYMLRHKVKPGITGLAQINGWRGEVNTLDKMQKRVEYDLAYIHNWSLFADIKIIFMTVFKGFVGKNAY; encoded by the coding sequence ATGCGCCCGTATCACTCCAAGTTCGTCGGCTTGTCGCAGGCGGCGGACGCGCTTTGCATCGGGCTCACCTTATGGGTTATCACGAGCTTTTATGGCTTGCCATGGCTGGACCTGTACACCCTGGCGGTCGCCAGTGGAATAGGATTGTTCATCTTCTTCGCCCCCTTCCACGACCTTTACCGCTCGTGGCGCGCGGCTGGGGCCCGGCACGACTTCAGCGCCGTCTGGCTCACCTGGCTGAGCGTGGTTATGGCGCTGCTGTTCCTAGCCTACGCAACCCAAACGTCGGAGGAATTCTCTCGGCGCGCCGCACTGACTTGGTTCCTGGTGACCCCGATGGTGCTGCTGTTGTGGCGCAGCGGCGGACGCATGGTGCTCGGGCACCTGCGTCAGCGGGGATTCAATTCGCGGCGCGTCGCGGTGGTCGGCGCGCGCGAGGTCGGCGCCGCGCTGGTGCGCAACATGCTGGATGCGCCGTGGAGCGGCCTGCGTCCGGTCGGCTTCTACGACGACCGCAAGCCGGCCGGCCTGCGCCCGTTGGTCACCGAGCCATTGAAGGTGGTCGGCGATCTGGACCGGCTGGTCAAGCACGCGCAGGAGGGCCGCGTCGACATCATCTACATCGCCCTGCCGATGCGCGCGGAGAAGCGCATACAGCGCCTGCTCGCCCAGCTCTCCGACACCACCGCCTCGGTGTACGTCGTGCCCGACTTTTTCATGTTCAACCTGCTGAACTCCACCTGGACGCAGGTGGGTGACCTGCCGGTGGTGAGCATCTTCGAGACTCCTTTTTATGGAGTCGACGGCTGGATCAAACGACTAGAGGACATCGTGCTCTCCAGCGTGATCCTGCTCATCATCGCTATCCCCATGCTGCTGATCGCGCTGGGCATCAAGCTCAGCTCGCCGGGACCGGTACTGTTCAAGCAGGACCGCTACGGGCTGCGCGGCAACCGCATCGAGGTGTGGAAGTTCCGCACCATGCACGTCTGCGAGAACGGCGCCGAGGTGCGCTCTGCCACGCGCGACGACCCGCGCGTGACGCGCTTCGGGGCCTTCCTGCGCCAGACGTCGTTGGACGAGCTACCTCAGTTCATCAACGTGCTGCAAGGGCGAATGTCCATCGTCGGCCCGCGCCCCCACGCGGTGGTGCACAATGAACAGTACCGTAAGCTCATCAACGGCTATATGCTGCGCCACAAGGTCAAGCCCGGCATTACCGGCCTTGCGCAGATCAACGGCTGGCGCGGCGAGGTCAACACCCTCGACAAGATGCAGAAGCGCGTCGAGTACGATCTCGCCTACATCCACAACTGGTCGTTGTTCGCCGACATCAAGATCATCTTCATGACGGTATTCAAGGGCTTCGTGGGAAAGAACGCCTACTGA
- a CDS encoding PilZ domain-containing protein, protein MQRLDAESVKERRGRLRRDVELNVNLQYRNHRGAVGRWCRTRDLGLGGAFIGVERCPLPCKTPVELVFLLRAGSVIRLYRLGARVVRRSEEGLGLVFDHFDTRTFQALLEVLSWGDQPPRGRA, encoded by the coding sequence ATGCAGCGCTTGGACGCGGAAAGTGTCAAAGAACGACGTGGGCGGTTGCGCAGGGACGTCGAGTTGAACGTCAACCTGCAGTACCGCAACCATCGCGGTGCCGTGGGGCGGTGGTGCCGCACCCGCGATCTCGGTCTGGGCGGGGCGTTTATCGGCGTGGAGCGATGCCCCTTGCCCTGCAAGACGCCGGTCGAGCTCGTGTTCCTGCTGCGAGCCGGCAGCGTGATCCGCCTGTATCGGCTGGGCGCGCGCGTGGTGCGCCGCTCGGAGGAGGGGCTGGGCTTGGTGTTCGACCACTTTGACACACGCACCTTCCAGGCGTTGCTGGAGGTGCTGTCGTGGGGCGATCAGCCGCCGCGTGGTCGTGCGTAG
- a CDS encoding PilZ domain-containing protein codes for MEYRWHMRKPMRLDVVLYYRGTRLLQCAAKDISLQGMFLNTGPAFFAKNVPVEVAFSLPDADGNMRHYHMRAVVVHGEAGGIGIMFRDYDTSLGDALRQAEHAGRARPTPWRHEPVGERVTG; via the coding sequence ATGGAATATCGATGGCATATGCGCAAGCCCATGCGGCTGGACGTCGTACTTTACTACCGCGGCACCCGGCTGCTGCAATGCGCGGCGAAGGACATCAGCCTGCAAGGCATGTTTCTCAACACCGGCCCTGCGTTCTTTGCCAAGAACGTTCCCGTGGAAGTGGCCTTCAGCCTGCCCGATGCCGACGGCAACATGCGCCACTATCATATGCGCGCGGTCGTCGTGCACGGCGAGGCGGGCGGCATCGGCATCATGTTCCGCGACTACGACACGTCGCTGGGGGATGCCTTGCGTCAGGCCGAGCATGCGGGCCGCGCCCGGCCGACGCCGTGGCGTCATGAACCCGTCGGTGAGCGCGTAACCGGATAG
- a CDS encoding thioredoxin family protein, translated as MRRSVLSGFVLLVWLLAGTTPTAHAFQWVDGFEPGMEVARERGVPAFVYFDAYWCSWCHQYERETLSRPEVQRFLDREFVPVKVDYDSRPDLVQRFGGRGLPFTVVLSPQGELLTRFVGVLQPEDLVEVLQRLPRPGEAQPPLARVERVDAEGLEAVREAWLDHLESLYDPFLQTLAGRFETGVTLKRPSPRAWIWLRDVEGWDEREREAAHTEAERLLDPVDGGFFNYFDPHRAEGAYRETSKLLEANAWISLWLTLHARESEAVADAARAGYLFLRARLWDEDAGGFWQAQTADHEYYALSPAERLRADPPPVERAKRTDANAQAAYALACAAQVVPWQSGPAAGAQLLEMAEQTLEFLLSEMVDDEGRVYHYWRDGERVTPELPEAKFWLLAAGAALEAVAPNEARQARLAPVAERAAAWLGARAQADEPLAPEVAAIVAWGAGLHEVYPVLDGADQEWALRQVRIEVESEPDEVVAGIAALERAVDGAGRGLCW; from the coding sequence ATGCGTCGATCAGTGCTGAGCGGGTTTGTGCTCTTGGTCTGGTTGTTGGCGGGCACGACGCCCACTGCGCACGCCTTTCAGTGGGTGGACGGCTTCGAGCCGGGCATGGAGGTCGCGCGCGAACGCGGCGTGCCGGCCTTCGTCTATTTCGATGCCTACTGGTGCAGCTGGTGCCACCAGTACGAGCGCGAGACGCTGAGCCGCCCCGAGGTGCAGCGCTTCCTCGACCGCGAGTTCGTGCCCGTTAAGGTCGATTACGACAGCCGACCGGATCTGGTGCAGCGATTCGGTGGCCGGGGGCTGCCCTTCACTGTGGTGCTCAGTCCCCAGGGCGAGTTGTTGACCCGCTTCGTGGGCGTGCTACAGCCGGAGGATCTGGTCGAGGTGCTGCAGCGCCTGCCGCGACCGGGGGAGGCGCAGCCGCCGCTGGCGCGGGTCGAACGCGTCGACGCCGAGGGGCTGGAGGCGGTGCGCGAGGCGTGGCTGGATCATCTGGAAAGCCTGTACGACCCCTTCCTGCAGACACTGGCCGGCCGGTTCGAAACGGGCGTGACGCTCAAACGACCCTCCCCGCGCGCTTGGATCTGGCTGCGGGACGTGGAGGGATGGGACGAACGCGAGCGCGAGGCGGCGCATACCGAGGCCGAGCGCCTGCTCGATCCGGTCGACGGCGGTTTTTTCAACTACTTCGATCCCCATCGCGCCGAAGGCGCCTACCGCGAGACCTCCAAGCTGCTCGAGGCCAACGCCTGGATCAGCCTGTGGCTCACGCTGCACGCAAGGGAGAGCGAGGCGGTGGCCGACGCCGCGCGCGCCGGTTACCTGTTCCTGCGCGCCCGGCTCTGGGACGAGGACGCGGGCGGGTTCTGGCAGGCGCAGACAGCCGACCACGAATACTACGCCCTGTCGCCCGCCGAGCGCCTGCGGGCAGACCCGCCGCCGGTGGAACGGGCCAAACGCACCGATGCCAACGCGCAGGCGGCCTACGCGCTGGCTTGTGCTGCGCAAGTCGTGCCGTGGCAGAGCGGTCCCGCCGCCGGTGCGCAGTTGCTGGAGATGGCGGAACAGACGCTCGAGTTCCTGCTGTCCGAGATGGTGGACGACGAGGGGCGCGTGTATCACTACTGGCGCGACGGCGAGCGGGTCACGCCCGAGCTGCCGGAGGCCAAATTCTGGCTGCTGGCGGCGGGTGCCGCGTTGGAGGCGGTCGCGCCGAACGAAGCGCGTCAGGCACGCCTGGCGCCGGTTGCCGAGCGCGCCGCAGCTTGGCTGGGCGCGCGCGCCCAGGCCGATGAGCCGCTGGCGCCGGAAGTGGCCGCGATCGTCGCCTGGGGGGCGGGGCTGCACGAGGTGTATCCCGTGCTGGACGGCGCCGATCAGGAATGGGCGCTGCGCCAGGTGCGCATCGAGGTCGAGTCCGAGCCCGACGAGGTGGTGGCCGGCATCGCCGCTTTGGAGCGGGCGGTCGACGGCGCCGGCAGAGGCCTTTGCTGGTGA
- a CDS encoding host attachment protein, giving the protein MGDTWVLVADEAKARFFRYQPRKEILDEFETLAHPQRRLQTSELIEDKPGRVFDSAGDGRHSMGQPTDPHEQEALRFAREIAGKLDLARARNEYDSLMVVAAPAFLGILRDTLSGEVRKRVAHEAAKNVVHMGREDILRQLRH; this is encoded by the coding sequence ATGGGCGACACCTGGGTGTTGGTGGCCGACGAGGCCAAGGCACGGTTTTTCCGCTATCAGCCGCGCAAGGAGATCCTGGACGAGTTCGAGACCCTCGCGCATCCGCAGCGGCGTCTGCAGACGAGTGAGCTGATCGAGGACAAGCCCGGCCGGGTATTCGACAGCGCGGGGGACGGACGTCACTCCATGGGGCAGCCTACCGATCCGCACGAGCAGGAAGCCCTGCGCTTCGCGCGTGAGATCGCGGGCAAGCTCGATCTGGCACGGGCACGCAATGAGTACGACAGCCTGATGGTGGTCGCCGCACCGGCCTTCCTGGGCATCTTGCGCGATACCCTGAGCGGCGAGGTGCGCAAACGCGTGGCACACGAGGCGGCCAAGAACGTGGTGCACATGGGGCGCGAGGACATCCTGCGCCAATTGCGCCACTGA
- the tsaB gene encoding tRNA (adenosine(37)-N6)-threonylcarbamoyltransferase complex dimerization subunit type 1 TsaB produces the protein MKLLALDTSTEACSAALLIDDTLTERYRVAPREHGQLILSMAEELLAEAGVRPAELDALAVTRGPGGFTGLRIGIGVAQGIAFAADLPVVTVSTLAALAQGAWREHQARRVIAAIDARMQEVYVGLYALDADEIMRPVVAECVCAAAAAPLPLEEARWLGVGTGFVADAEVLAARYGAALAAAHPALPRARDVAVLGREGLHAGEAVAADAVQPVYLRDEVARPKVPPQSQPNKEPS, from the coding sequence GTGAAACTGCTGGCGCTCGATACCAGCACCGAGGCGTGCAGCGCGGCGCTGCTGATCGACGACACGCTCACCGAGCGCTACCGCGTCGCGCCGCGCGAGCATGGGCAGCTCATCCTGAGCATGGCGGAGGAGCTGCTGGCCGAGGCAGGCGTCCGGCCCGCCGAACTCGATGCGTTGGCCGTGACGCGCGGCCCCGGCGGCTTTACGGGGCTGCGCATCGGCATCGGCGTGGCGCAGGGCATCGCATTCGCGGCGGATTTGCCCGTCGTAACGGTGTCCACCCTGGCGGCGCTCGCTCAGGGCGCGTGGCGCGAGCATCAGGCGCGGCGCGTGATCGCCGCCATCGATGCGCGCATGCAGGAAGTCTACGTGGGGCTGTACGCACTGGACGCCGACGAGATCATGCGCCCCGTGGTGGCGGAGTGTGTGTGTGCGGCCGCCGCGGCGCCCCTGCCGCTCGAGGAGGCGCGCTGGCTCGGGGTGGGCACGGGCTTTGTCGCCGACGCCGAGGTGCTGGCCGCACGCTATGGCGCGGCATTGGCCGCGGCGCATCCGGCGCTGCCGCGGGCGCGTGACGTGGCCGTCCTCGGTCGGGAGGGCCTGCACGCCGGCGAGGCTGTGGCGGCCGACGCCGTGCAGCCGGTATACCTGCGCGACGAGGTGGCACGCCCCAAGGTGCCGCCGCAGAGTCAACCAAACAAGGAGCCGTCATGA
- a CDS encoding ATP-dependent DNA helicase: MNAADIHDIFADDGPLAARLPGFAPRPQQQGLAEAVARTLADGGVLVAEAGTGTGKTFAYLVPALLSGRKVIVSTGTKNLQDQLFHRDLPLVREALAAGGQVALLKGRANYLCLHRLQQAADGGVRSIELAQTLRTVEQWAGRTRSGDVSELAEVSEDSPVWPLVTSTTDNCLGHECPVFNDCHLVKARRAAQEADLVVVNHHLLLADMALREEGFGEVLPAADAYIVDEAHQLHEVAASFFGVNLSSRQCLDLARDALVEQAAGAAEAAELRVQTQALEDAVPKLRLALGREARRAAWREAGDGPDREAALAEAVTGLEAALATLSTSLDAIAARSKGLDHCARRARALLERLRTVTAGHSEFVQWFETHKRGFSLNATPLDVGEAFAERMARWGASWVFTSATLAVGENFEHFCSRLGIADPETGLWASPFDYAHQAVFYVPEDMPDPAAPNYTRAVVEAALPVLEATQGRAFLLFTSHRALQEAARLLEGRLDYPLLVQGESPRGEMLARFRRLGNAVLLGTGSFWEGVDVRGEALSCVVIDKLPFASPGDPLWQARIEAERARGGNPFMDVQLPHAVILLKQGAGRLIRDPQDRGVLMVCDPRLLSRPYGRVFLESLPPMMRTRRLASVVRFMSAQKDKEAEA, translated from the coding sequence ATGAACGCCGCTGACATTCACGACATCTTCGCCGACGACGGTCCGCTTGCCGCGCGTCTGCCGGGCTTCGCTCCGCGCCCACAGCAGCAAGGCTTGGCCGAGGCCGTGGCGCGCACGCTGGCCGACGGCGGCGTGCTCGTGGCCGAGGCGGGCACCGGCACCGGCAAAACCTTCGCCTACCTCGTGCCCGCGCTGCTCTCGGGGCGCAAGGTGATCGTCTCCACCGGCACCAAGAACCTGCAGGACCAGCTCTTTCACCGCGACCTGCCGTTGGTGCGCGAGGCGCTGGCCGCCGGGGGGCAGGTGGCGCTGCTCAAGGGGCGCGCCAATTACCTGTGTCTGCACCGCCTGCAGCAGGCGGCCGACGGCGGCGTGCGCTCCATCGAGCTCGCGCAGACCCTGCGCACGGTGGAGCAGTGGGCCGGGCGCACGCGCTCGGGCGACGTGAGCGAGCTCGCCGAGGTGAGCGAGGATTCGCCCGTGTGGCCGCTGGTGACCTCCACCACCGACAACTGCCTGGGGCACGAATGCCCGGTGTTCAACGACTGCCACCTGGTGAAGGCGCGCCGCGCGGCGCAGGAGGCCGACCTGGTGGTGGTCAACCACCACCTGCTGCTGGCCGACATGGCGCTGCGCGAAGAGGGCTTCGGTGAGGTACTGCCCGCGGCGGACGCCTACATCGTGGACGAGGCGCACCAGCTGCACGAGGTGGCGGCGAGCTTCTTCGGCGTGAATCTGAGCAGCCGCCAGTGCCTGGATCTGGCGCGCGACGCGTTGGTGGAGCAGGCGGCGGGCGCGGCCGAGGCCGCCGAGCTGCGCGTGCAGACGCAGGCGCTGGAGGACGCGGTCCCCAAGCTGCGCCTGGCGTTGGGGCGCGAGGCGCGGCGCGCGGCCTGGCGCGAGGCGGGGGACGGACCGGATCGCGAGGCGGCGCTGGCCGAGGCGGTGACGGGGCTGGAGGCCGCGCTCGCCACGCTCAGCACTTCGCTGGACGCGATCGCCGCGCGCAGCAAGGGCCTGGATCATTGCGCGCGCCGCGCGCGCGCGCTGCTGGAGCGCCTGCGCACGGTGACCGCTGGGCACAGCGAGTTCGTGCAGTGGTTCGAGACCCACAAGCGCGGCTTCAGTCTGAACGCGACGCCGCTCGATGTCGGAGAAGCCTTCGCCGAGCGCATGGCGCGCTGGGGCGCGAGTTGGGTGTTCACCTCCGCCACCCTGGCGGTGGGCGAGAATTTCGAGCACTTCTGCTCGCGCCTGGGCATCGCGGATCCGGAGACGGGCCTGTGGGCCAGCCCCTTCGACTATGCCCACCAAGCCGTGTTCTACGTGCCCGAGGATATGCCCGACCCGGCCGCGCCCAACTACACGCGCGCCGTGGTGGAGGCCGCGCTGCCGGTGCTGGAGGCCACGCAGGGGCGCGCGTTTCTGCTGTTCACCAGCCACCGCGCGCTGCAGGAGGCCGCGCGCCTGCTGGAGGGGCGGCTCGATTACCCGCTGCTGGTGCAGGGCGAGAGCCCGCGCGGAGAGATGCTGGCGCGCTTCCGACGCCTGGGCAACGCGGTGCTGCTCGGCACAGGCAGCTTCTGGGAGGGCGTGGACGTGCGCGGCGAGGCGCTGTCCTGCGTGGTGATCGACAAGCTGCCGTTCGCCTCGCCGGGCGACCCGTTGTGGCAGGCGCGCATCGAGGCGGAGCGCGCGCGCGGCGGCAACCCGTTCATGGACGTGCAGCTGCCGCACGCGGTGATCCTGCTGAAACAGGGCGCGGGGCGGCTGATTCGCGATCCGCAGGACCGGGGCGTGCTCATGGTGTGCGACCCGCGCCTGCTCTCGCGCCCCTACGGGCGCGTGTTTCTGGAAAGCCTGCCGCCCATGATGCGCACCCGGCGCTTGGCGTCGGTGGTGCGTTTCATGTCGGCGCAGAAGGATAAGGAGGCGGAGGCGTGA
- a CDS encoding ATP-binding cassette domain-containing protein yields the protein MIELDDLTLLRGGRPLLQHAAARIHAGQKVGLIGPNGCGKSTLFALLRGQLTADGGSVRLPREWTIAHVAQETPSAPESALTYALEGDGELAAIQRRLAAAEAANDGHAIAVEHAALGAVDGYTAPSRAARLLVGLGFAQADMDRPVREFSGGWRVRLNLARALMCRSDLLLLDEPTNHLDLDAVVWLEGWLRAYPGTLMLISHDRDFLDNVVDHVVHFEDTALVTYRGGYSDFERQRAERLAQQQAAYDKQQAAIAHMQSFVNRFRAKATKARQAQSRLKALERMEQVAAVRATSPFRFEFPPAPNYPNPLLKLEKAQAGYGDSPVLRSVDLLISPGDRIGLVGANGAGKSTLIKLLADELAPRGGARLPSNGLRVGYFAQHQMERLDPEASPLLHLARLAPEAREQALRNFLGGFGFAGDDALRAVAPFSGGEKARLALALLVWSRPNLLLLDEPTNHLDLDMREALVDALLGYEGALVVVSHDRHLLRTSTDRLLLVADGAVAPFDGDLDDYAAWLGRRNAEQPATDAPAKPAPAPRRASSRDRRPLERRLAQLERSIEKLEAEKAEIEARLADAGLYDPQQKEALAEALRTQAHIAKQLGEAEAQWLELSETLEAMS from the coding sequence ATGATCGAACTCGACGACCTCACCCTGCTGCGCGGCGGCCGCCCGCTGCTGCAACACGCCGCAGCGCGCATTCACGCGGGCCAGAAGGTGGGCCTGATCGGCCCCAACGGCTGCGGCAAGTCCACGCTGTTCGCTCTGCTGCGCGGCCAGCTCACCGCCGACGGCGGCAGCGTGCGCCTGCCGCGCGAGTGGACCATCGCCCACGTCGCGCAAGAGACGCCCTCCGCGCCCGAATCCGCCCTCACCTACGCGCTGGAAGGCGATGGCGAACTGGCCGCCATCCAGCGCCGCCTGGCCGCCGCCGAGGCGGCCAACGATGGCCACGCCATCGCCGTGGAACACGCCGCGCTGGGGGCGGTGGACGGCTACACCGCCCCCAGCCGCGCGGCGCGCCTGCTGGTGGGCCTCGGCTTCGCCCAGGCAGACATGGACCGGCCGGTGCGCGAGTTCTCCGGCGGCTGGCGCGTGCGCCTGAACCTCGCGCGCGCGCTCATGTGCCGCTCGGATCTCTTACTGCTGGACGAGCCCACCAATCACTTAGATCTCGACGCCGTGGTGTGGCTGGAGGGCTGGCTGCGCGCCTACCCCGGTACGCTGATGCTCATCTCCCACGACCGGGATTTTCTCGACAACGTGGTGGACCACGTCGTGCACTTCGAGGACACTGCGCTCGTCACCTACCGCGGCGGCTACTCCGATTTCGAGCGCCAGCGCGCCGAGCGCCTCGCCCAGCAGCAGGCGGCCTACGACAAGCAACAGGCCGCCATCGCGCACATGCAGTCCTTCGTGAACCGCTTCCGCGCCAAGGCTACCAAGGCCCGCCAGGCGCAGAGCCGCTTGAAGGCACTGGAGCGCATGGAGCAGGTCGCCGCGGTGCGCGCGACCAGCCCCTTCCGTTTCGAGTTTCCGCCCGCGCCGAACTACCCCAACCCGCTGCTCAAGCTGGAGAAGGCGCAGGCGGGCTATGGCGACTCGCCCGTGCTGCGCAGCGTTGACCTGCTGATCAGCCCCGGGGATCGCATCGGTCTGGTGGGCGCCAACGGCGCCGGTAAGTCCACGCTCATCAAGCTGCTCGCGGACGAGCTCGCCCCGCGCGGCGGCGCACGCCTGCCCTCCAACGGCCTGCGCGTCGGCTACTTCGCGCAGCACCAGATGGAGCGCCTCGACCCCGAGGCGAGCCCCCTGCTGCACCTCGCGCGCCTCGCGCCCGAGGCGCGCGAACAGGCGCTGCGCAACTTCCTCGGCGGCTTCGGCTTCGCGGGAGACGATGCGCTGCGCGCCGTCGCCCCATTCTCCGGCGGCGAGAAGGCGCGCCTCGCGCTGGCGCTGCTGGTCTGGTCGCGCCCCAACCTGCTGCTGCTCGACGAGCCCACCAACCACCTCGACCTCGACATGCGCGAGGCCCTGGTCGATGCCCTGCTCGGCTATGAAGGCGCGCTGGTAGTGGTCTCCCACGACCGCCACCTGCTGCGCACCAGCACCGACCGCCTGCTCTTGGTCGCCGACGGCGCGGTCGCCCCGTTCGACGGCGACCTCGACGATTACGCCGCCTGGCTCGGCCGGCGCAACGCCGAACAGCCCGCCACCGACGCACCCGCCAAACCGGCACCCGCGCCGCGCCGCGCGAGCAGCCGCGACCGCCGCCCGCTGGAGCGGCGGCTCGCGCAGCTGGAGCGCAGCATCGAGAAGCTGGAGGCGGAAAAAGCGGAGATCGAGGCGCGGCTCGCCGACGCCGGCCTGTACGACCCGCAGCAAAAGGAAGCCCTCGCGGAGGCGCTGCGCACGCAAGCCCATATCGCCAAGCAGCTCGGCGAGGCGGAGGCGCAGTGGCTGGAGCTTAGCGAGACGCTGGAGGCAATGAGCTAA